The stretch of DNA CGGGTTTCCAGCAGCCCTCCCAGCCTCGTGCTGAGCGATCAAATCGCTTCGCAGATGGTCGCGTTCGGGGTCGACGTACTCGCGCAAGCGCTGGTGGACGTACGGCTCTGGACGCGGAAGCCGGTGGCACAGTTCGCGGACGAGCCGCACTCGGTATACGTCAGGCCCGGGCTCGGCGCGGGCACGGGGACGCACGTCGTCTGGTTGGCAGCCGTGGAGGTATTCCACGGAGGGCTCACGCAACCCGCCGCGTAGCCTTGGGAAGCCCCATAATAACCCAGGGGGCAGGTGCCCACGTAGCACGGATAGATGGTTCCCGTGATGGGCGACGTGGCCGTACACGTGCGGCCCGACCAGCTCAGCGCGCAGTTATTGTTGGGATCACACGAGCTATCGCAATAGTAGCCCGAGGTGACGGTGCCCGTGGGACAGGCGCCACACTGAGCGCCGGTGACCGTGCCCAGCTCCATCTCCTCCTCCGGAGCTACCGCCACTCCACAGCCAACCGACAGTCCAAACACCACCAGCACAAGCAGCTTCTTCATGGTTTGATTCCTCCAAGGTCGTGATGCAGCCGCGCAACCTAATCCGTTGAGCATTGCACGAGCAACGCGCTTCCCAGTCACTCCCTGGCAAGCGGGGCATCACGCCAAGCGCTCGATGCGTTCAGGTCCGTTCCACCCGCTACGGGGTGTGCGGTGAGGCGCAGAGCATCCGCAGGATCCCCCGCCTCTGCAGCGAATCAGTCCAAAAGGTTCGCCAAGCCTGCGTACGTGTTGGGCCCGGGGATGCCATCGATCGGGCCCGAGTAACCGCCCCGGCTCGCCAGGGACTGAAGCGTCTTGTAGGTGTGGGTTCCCGGAACCCCATCGATGGGCCCCGTGTATCCGGCGCCGCTCAGGAAGGTCTGGAGGCCCCTCCACGAGTTCACCCCCATCGCCCCGTCGATGGGGCCCATGTACCCGCCCAGACGCGCCACCCGCTGGAGCGCCGCGTACGAGTGGGTTCCCATGACTCCATCGATGGGGCCCGTGTAGCCAAAGCCTCGCAACACCGTCTGCACGCCCTTCCAGGAGTTGGTTCCCATCACCCCGTCGATGGGGCCCGTATAGCCGCCCTTGGCCGCGAAGCGCTGAACCCCCTTCCACGAGTTGGTTCCCATGACGCCATCCACTGGCCCCGAGTAGCCGTAGCCGCCGAGGACCTGCTGGACACCCTTCCACGTATTCGTGCCGGGAACACCATCCACGACACCGGTGTACCCGCCCGCTCGAGCCACCCGCTGCAGCGTCACCCCCTGACTGTTCGTGACGGGAGGCACACCGCCGCCCGTCCCGTTCAGGTACGCCTGGAGCCCGTTATAGGTATTGGGCCCGGGGATGCCATCGATGGGGCCCGTGTAGCCTCCATCCTGAGCAAGCAATTGCAATCCCTTGTAGGTGTTGAGGCCTGGGACGCCATCGACGGGTCCGTCGTAGTACCCCAGCTCCCGAAGGATCTTCTGCACGCCAATCCAGGTATTGACGCCCGGGACGCCATCCACGGGGCCCGTGTAGCCACCGCGCTGAGCCAGCTTCTGCAGGATGATTCCCTGCTCGATCGTGATGGCGGGAGGCGTACCGCCACCCGAGCCACTCCCGGGGATGGCCGTCGGTGGCGGAGGCGTCGCGCCATCCGGCGGCTGGGACAGGCCGGTGAACGCGGACAGCTTCGCCACGTTCAAATCGAGGGGAATGCCATTCTGGTTGCCGGACGAGGTGTACTGATGAATCTCCCACGTCGGAAAGGCCGAACCGATCGTCGGATTGCCCGGCGTGCCCGTGTAGTGGGCGATCCACAGCTTCGAGCCCACGGCCTTCGTCTGGGTCCAGGTGTTGGACGTGAGCAGACTCGAATAGGTGTACAGAAACGGGGCCTTCCCCAGGCGACTCTTGACGGCCTGCATGAAGGTCGCGGTCATCGCGTCGTTCCAGAAGATGCCCGCGTCGATCGCCTCGTTATCGAGCACCAGGAGGTCCCCCGGCCGATGGTCATACAGGTGATCGACGAAGTACTGGGCATCCGCCGCGGGGTTGGTTGAGCCCGCCACCCAGTAGTGCCCGACGATCAGCCCGGCCGCGCGAGCACGGGCGACCTGCTGGGCATAGTATGGCGCGACGTAGATAGGAGAGACATTGGAGCCGCCCGCCTTGACGATCGCGAACTGATAGCCGGCACTGCGAATGGCGTCGAAGTCCAGGTCACGCTGGGTCGTGCCGACATCGATGCCATAGACACCGCTCATTCCTGTCGGCGGGGAGGGCTCGGGGCTCTGGGCCAGCCAGTGGGTGAGGCCCAGATAGGTGTACGGCCCCGGGTATCCATCCACGGGTCCCGTGTACCCTCCCAGCTGTGCGAGCCGCTGGACACCCTTCCACGTATTCTCACCCGGGATGCCGTCGATGGGGCCGGAGTAGTAGCCACGATTCGTGATGACGGTCTGGACGCCCTTCCACGTGTTGGTCCCCGGTACGCCGTCCACCGGGCCCGTGTAGCCACCCCGCTGGGCCACGCGCTGGAGCGTCTTCCCGTCCTCGATGCTGATCTGGATTCCGCCGGAACCCCCACCAGGGGCGGTACCTCCACCACTTCCGGTGCCGAGAACGTTGCGGATCAGGGGAGCGGGATCGCTGACGTTCTCGCCGAACGCACAGAGATTGGTGCTGCCTCGGGTCATGTGGAGGTGCGGCCCGCTCCACGCCGACCCATGATCATCCCCGGAGCCGGCCACATAGGCGATGATCTCCCCCTGCTGGACGTAGGCGCCCACGGAGACGCGTGTACGGATGACGTGGGCGTACCCGGAGAAGTCGCCCGGCGCGGACTCGATGGCGATGGTGTGTCCCACGATGGAGGAGTACTGGACGCGGCGGACGAAGCCCGAGCGCAACGCGGGAATCCCCTGACCGGCCGCCGCGGCGATATCGAGCCCCCGGTGGCCAGCGGGGCCGTAATAGGGGCCCGTGACTCCGAAACGGCTGGTCCACCGTGCTTCCGCGTAGAACGCCTGCACGCTGGCTGGAGCGAGCGCCCCTTGTGTGGTGGCCGTATCGAGGCTCCCACCCTGCGGCCCCTCCGGGTCCATCCCACCACAGCCCGTGAGGAGCGCCATGCTCCACACCAACGTCACCGCGGTCGACAAGGCATACCGGAACAGACTTCTGGAGGTGGACCTGTTGCTCATACGTCTCCTGGGAGTTGAAACAAGGGCCCTGGAATTGTCGTGGCGCCTCTCACTGAGTTGCTCCGGATTTCCCAAACTCTGGGGAATCGAGACCACTGCCTTCGGGTGCGCGGCGCTATCCGAGGCACGCGTGCGAGTTCATCCTTCTGTGGCTCTCCCGCCAGATGACGCCTACGCTTCCCATGGAGGCAGGCATGTCGGCACGAGACGCATACATCACCATCCACAACAACACCGGCTACACGTTGACGAATCTCAAGACCCCGGATCCAACGGACGGTGTCTTCACCAGCAAGCCGGCCAGCAGCATCAGCCACGGAAGCTCCAGCAAGTTCGAGGTCTCCAAGTCAAGTGACGCCTCGGACCATGGCCCGGAGGGCTACCTCACCTACCAGTTCGTATCTCAGGGCGTCACCTACACGGTGCAGGTGAATTGGAACTTCCCCAACAACAACGCCACGGGGGCGACCTACTGGATCAGCGGGGACAGCCGGGTCCAAAGCCCGTCATCCACGGTGAACCACGATGTGGGGGATCACACGCAGAACATCGACGCCTACGTCGAGTTCAACGCCTCCCCGATGAACAACTGGGACGTCGTGCTCGCGATGACCCAGACCACGCTGAACAACCAGATCCTGTACCTGTTCCAGAACGGCTACCTGAACAAGGCTATCAGCGAGACCACTTCGAGCGGCACACTGCAGATCGACACCCTGAACGCGCCCTCGGTGCAGATCACCCAGACGGCCAACACCGTCACGCTGACGCTGCCCGTGCGCAAGGGGAGTGTGACGCCCAGCGGGTCCTCCAGCACGGATCTCGGAGGCTACACCCTCACCGTGACCGCGAAGGTCAGCGCGCTCACGCTGAGCTCGGCCGGCCAGGTGCTGATGCCCGAGGAGGCCGCGGCCCAGGTCGCCCAATATCAAGGGGTCGGACTGTCGGTGCTGGCGCTCTTCATCGATCTGCAGCAGGCCAGCCCCACCGGGCTGAGCATCACCAAGGGCAGCACGGCCATCACGGACAGCAGCGTGCTCCACACCGTCGCCGCCGGGCTCGCGGCCTGGGGCGCCTCGAGCGCAGACAGCCGGTGGGCGCTGAGCCTCCTGGGCAGCTCGCCGCATCCCACCCCCGCGCAGAGCCCGCTGCCAGGGCTGATCCCCACCAGCTCCAGCTTCTCGACGACCTGGTACAGCGCCAACCCGGCGCTCTCCACGCTCAACATTCTGATGATGCTCAACGGCAATGTGGCCTCGGCCAAGAACCTGACCAGCTTCTCGCCGCTGATCACCGATACCAATGTCTGGATCTTCCAGAAGATCGACAACTCCGCCTTCGGGAAGAACTACATCGAGGCGGCGGTGCTGCCGACCCTTCAGCAGGACCTGGGAGCCACCAGCGTCAAATGGGGCCAGTACTCCAGCACCTACTGGAACATCAGCTACACGAAGGACAACAGCGCCCACAACAGCGGGAAGGGCGACAAGACCGTCGAGGACAACGAGGCGGACTACTACACGCTCAACAGCGCGTTGATCAATTGCGACGTGAACCTGCTCGGCACGAGCCTGGCCCTGAAGGTGTACGTCTGGTCCAACCTCGAGTCGAAGACGACCAAGTATCCGCTCTTCGGCGCGAGCTGGCTGCCCATCCTGGTCAACGACACCACGGACACCGCCTCCGAGACCGTGGTGTTCGACTTCTCCACCAACGCTCAAGGTCAGCTCGTTCTGGCGCTCCGTGCGGGATATCCCACCAAGAGCAAGGGGCAGCCCACCTCGAAGACCGGCTCGGTGCAGTCGGTGATCAACTGGACGAAGGACAAGCTGGGGATCGACAACAACTTCGCGGACGTCAGCAAGATTCAGCAGAACCTGGTCAACAGCTTGAACAACGATAAGGTCCACACCGCGGTCTCGGCGGTGGGCGCGCTGGACAGCGTCCTGGTGTTGCCCGCTGGCAACGTCTACACGTACTCGCACATTCAGCTCGACAGCAATTCGAACATCACGCTGTCTCTGACGCCGCGCACCTGAGCCTTTCCCACGCACTCTCCTCGAGGAACATCCATGGCCACCAGCCTTCAACTTCCTGTCAGTGTCAGCGTCTCCGGCGAGTTGATGACCAACTACCTGACGGGCAGCGCAGTGGACTCGAGAGAGCCCTTCAGCGTCGTGCTCGACAGCGTCGGCGAGCCTCTGCTGCTATCACTGGGCGCGGCAGCCGATGATGCGCAGCGACTGGAGTTCTACGCCCTGCTGCGCGACACGACGGTCCCGACGGGCTGGAAGCGCCTCACCCTGAGCCCGGTCAGCGGCGCGTCCGTGCAGGTGATGCAGGCGAGCCAGGGGCCGGACGGCAGCATCGTGCTCGTCGCCGCGGTGCAGGATGGCAGCGGCAGCCAGCTCTTCGTGAGCCACCCGCTGCCCGCCGACACCAGCGCGTCCGCCTGGTCGAGCCTCGACACCCTCTGGGCCGCGCGACCCGGCGGCCCGGCGGGCTGTCCGGTCCAGCGGGTGCTCATCGGGGACCATCGGCCCGGAGAGCTGGCGCCCATGGTGGTCGTCGAGGTGCAGAACGGCTCGACGGTGGACCGCTACTTCGTCAACGCCAACCCGGATACGACCGACGCGCTCTGGTCTCCCTATCACCTGCCGGAGGATCAGGCGGCGGTGCTGGACGTGGCCATCGGTCGTATGAATCTAGGAGCGCCGCGCCGCGGGACGTATACCCTGTACAAGAAGGTCGACGGCACCCTGCAGATCAGCTTCGCGCCGGTGGGAGAGACGCGTTACGGCCAACCGCTGGCGCCGAAGACCTTCGCCGCGCCCGCCAACGCGGGCTGTCTGGCCGTCTTCCCGGACGAGAGCGCCGCGGGCTGCTCCGTGCTCTTCGTCGGCGGCACGGGCGTGTTCACGTACGATGTCGCCGCCCAGGAGAAGGGCAAGCCCGCCGCCACCGCGCTGGGAGAGACGGCCTCGGTGACGGGCATCCGGCAACTGCTGGTGCGCGGGCAGGCCGAGCAGCTCCGGCTGTGGGCGTTGACGGCCGATCAAGTGCTCTACTCGCTGACGGGCCCGCTGAGCCTGAGCGGCTGGAGCCCAGCGCTCTCGCTGCGCACCAACGTGGCGCAGATGGCGGCGCTCGACAACCGCACGCGGCGCTCGGATGAGCTCTTCGCGGTCAGCTCCGCCACCACGCCCACGATCATGCACCTGTGGCTGGATCCCTCCACCAGCCTCTGGACGGAAGGGGACCTGCCGGCGCCTGACACGGGCAGCACGCAGAGCTTCCCGTGCTACACCACCGTCATCCGCTTCGTGGACGCCCTGGGTATGCCGGCCGCCAACCAGCAGGTGCGGCTCAGCGCGTCCCAGTGGGTCTATGCGACGGTCAACGGATACGACAAGACGCTGGCCGGGGGCACCGACAACGCCATCACCGTCAACACCGACGGGATGGGGACGCTCACCCTCATCAACAAGGTCTCGCTGCTGGCCACGCCTGTCTTCCAGGTGACGGCCGACTTCCTCAGCGCGCCCGTGGTGGCGGATCCCTCCGCGAACCTGCGCGCCCGTCTGGCCCAGCAGCTCTCCGGCAAGAACCTGTCGGACATCACCCTGCCGGACGGCACGAAGCTGGTGCCCGACGGGGTGGACCCGGGCACGCTCTCGGTGGTGCAGGATGGCATCAACCAGCTCCTCTCCCTGACGAGCTCGGTGCCCGCCGATGGCACTCCCGCCGACACGGGCACGGCCTCCAGCGCGAGCACCTCCCAGGTGAGCATGCGCGTGCGGAGGGGGCCTCCCACGCTGCAGCTCGGGGTGGTCGGCAACACGCTGCAGAAGCTGGATGACGCGGTGGACGCGGTGGTCTGCGCCGCGGGAGACGTCATTCAAACCTGCATCAACGGCATCGAGACGGTGGTGGGCTACACCCTCCGCGCGGTGGAGAAGGCCTGGGAGTTCGTGGTGCAGGTCGGCGAGCAGGTGATCAGCTTCGTCATCCGCACCCTCTCGGACATCCTGAGCGCGCTGACCTGGCTCTTCCAGGAGATCGGCGTGCTGATCGACAAGCTGATCACCTGGCTGGGCTTCCTGTTCGACTGGGACGACATCCTGGTCACGCACAAGGTGCTCAGCAATCTGGCCATCCAGGCGTCCGGAGCGCTGGGCGCCGGCATGAGCGCGGCCAAGGACTCGATTGACGCGTTCTTCGACCAACTCCTCGACCAATTCAGCCAGGCGCGCGAGGCGGTGCTCACCTCCGCCGGCGCCACGTCCTTCACCCAGGCGGTCACTCAGAGCAAGACCCAGAGTCCACCGCAGGCCCAGGCGGGCAACGACACGCTCTACAACACCCCGGGGGGGAGCTTCGCGTTCTATCAGCTCCAATACGGGGGAGTGGCGGGCATGTCCACTCCCGCCACGGGTGAGCTGAGCCAGCTCGTGCAGGATGCGTTCTCCGCCATCGCCACCCTGCTGCAGGAGTCGTACGACATCCTGAAGACCACCTGGGAGGATCTGCTGGCGGTCCTGCAAGGAGACAACCCCACCCTGGGCGAGGTGCTCGGGGTGATCACCGTGGACGTGCTCGGCGGGCTGGTGGCCATCGTCAAGCAGATCGTCGACACGGTGTTCTCGGTGTTCGGCGACGTCATCGACTTCGTGATGGGTGCGCTCAGCGCCCCGGTGGACATTCCGCTGATCTCGGGGCTGTACAAGCTCATCGCCGGGGGGAGCCAGCTGTCGGTGCTG from Hyalangium ruber encodes:
- a CDS encoding GH25 family lysozyme, producing MSNRSTSRSLFRYALSTAVTLVWSMALLTGCGGMDPEGPQGGSLDTATTQGALAPASVQAFYAEARWTSRFGVTGPYYGPAGHRGLDIAAAAGQGIPALRSGFVRRVQYSSIVGHTIAIESAPGDFSGYAHVIRTRVSVGAYVQQGEIIAYVAGSGDDHGSAWSGPHLHMTRGSTNLCAFGENVSDPAPLIRNVLGTGSGGGTAPGGGSGGIQISIEDGKTLQRVAQRGGYTGPVDGVPGTNTWKGVQTVITNRGYYSGPIDGIPGENTWKGVQRLAQLGGYTGPVDGYPGPYTYLGLTHWLAQSPEPSPPTGMSGVYGIDVGTTQRDLDFDAIRSAGYQFAIVKAGGSNVSPIYVAPYYAQQVARARAAGLIVGHYWVAGSTNPAADAQYFVDHLYDHRPGDLLVLDNEAIDAGIFWNDAMTATFMQAVKSRLGKAPFLYTYSSLLTSNTWTQTKAVGSKLWIAHYTGTPGNPTIGSAFPTWEIHQYTSSGNQNGIPLDLNVAKLSAFTGLSQPPDGATPPPPTAIPGSGSGGGTPPAITIEQGIILQKLAQRGGYTGPVDGVPGVNTWIGVQKILRELGYYDGPVDGVPGLNTYKGLQLLAQDGGYTGPIDGIPGPNTYNGLQAYLNGTGGGVPPVTNSQGVTLQRVARAGGYTGVVDGVPGTNTWKGVQQVLGGYGYSGPVDGVMGTNSWKGVQRFAAKGGYTGPIDGVMGTNSWKGVQTVLRGFGYTGPIDGVMGTHSYAALQRVARLGGYMGPIDGAMGVNSWRGLQTFLSGAGYTGPIDGVPGTHTYKTLQSLASRGGYSGPIDGIPGPNTYAGLANLLD